From Solanum lycopersicum chromosome 8, SLM_r2.1, the proteins below share one genomic window:
- the PGcat gene encoding polygalacturonase isoform X2 produces MEGQALIFLICITTFLIERSVAGIFDVTCYGAFGDGVHDDTQAFKQVWRAACSDENPSILIPSEKSFLVGPITFQGPCKSANIHLQLLGSIVAPKDPVAWTGCENVCWIYFTGVAGLFINGSGTINGNGQRWWDTPSRTRVNGTCTKPTVVQFNYCNGLRLNGIKLVNSSRDHIILTYNKGVTISNIHISAPNYSRNTDGIDIFFSRQVQIRDSIIQTGDDCIGINTGCSDINITGIRCGPGHGISIGSLGPNNTFANVENVYITNCHLEDTQNGVRIKTWQGGSGYARSIHFENINLKNVENPIIIDQNYCNSVHSCQPQVSAVKVSNVTYKKIYGTTSSKLAIKMNCSNSTACTNVELENIYITSVEPGKKIFATCNNVKGKASSNSPHVSCLSQ; encoded by the exons GGCCAAGCACTTATCTTTCTGATTTGTATTACTACATTTCTTATTGAAAGAAGTGTTGCTGGTATTTTTGATGTAACATGTTATGGCGCTTTTGGAGATGGAGTGCACGATGACACTCAA GCATTCAAACAAGTTTGGAGAGCTGCGTGTAGCGATGAAAATCCATCAATACTTATACCAAGTGAAAAATCATTTCTAGTAGGGCCTATAACATTTCAAGGGCCTTGTAAGTCAGCCAATATTCATCTACAA TTATTAGGATCCATTGTAGCACCCAAGGACCCAGTGGCATGGACAGGTTGTGAAAATGTATGTTGGATTTATTTTACAGGAGTTGCTGGTCTTTTTATCAATGGTTCTGGTACTATCAATGGCAATGGTCAACGATGGTGGGATACTCCTAGCCGTACCAGG GTCAACGGAACTTGCACTAAACCAACG GTTGTTCAATTTAATTACTGTAATGGACTTCGATTGAATGGAATAAAGCTAGTGAATAGTTCAAGGGACCATATAATTCTTACTTATAACAAGGGAGTAACGATCTCAAATATTCATATAAGTGCACCAAATTATAGTCGTAATACCGATGGTATCGATATCTTTTTCTCTAGACAAGTTCAAATTAGAGACTCCATTATTCAAACAG GTGATGACTGCATTGGCATCAATACTGGATGCTCTGATATCAATATTACTGGTATTAGATGTGGACCAGGTCATGGTATAAG TATTGGAAGTTTAGGTCCAAATAATACATTTGCTAATGTGGAAAACGTTTATATTACGAATTGCCACTTAGAGGATACCCAAAATGGTGTAAGAATTAAGACATGGCAG GGTGGTTCAGGATATGCTAGATCTATACATTTTGAGAATATTAACCTCAAAAATGTGGAAAACCCAATCATTATTGATCAAAATTATTGCAATAGTGTCCATTCATGTCAACCTCag GTAAGTGCAGTTAAAGTGAGCAATGTAacatacaagaaaatatatggAACTACAAGCAGCAAGCTAGCAATAAAGATGAATTGTAGTAATAGCACAGCTTGCACTAATGTTGAGTTGGAGAATATATACATAACTTCAGTTGAGCCTGGAAAAAAGATTTTTGCTACTTGTAATAATGTTAAAGGAAAAGCTTCTTCAAACTCACCTCATGTATCTTGTTTGTCACAATGA
- the PGcat gene encoding polygalacturonase isoform X1, with amino-acid sequence MGLNLLEGQALIFLICITTFLIERSVAGIFDVTCYGAFGDGVHDDTQAFKQVWRAACSDENPSILIPSEKSFLVGPITFQGPCKSANIHLQLLGSIVAPKDPVAWTGCENVCWIYFTGVAGLFINGSGTINGNGQRWWDTPSRTRVNGTCTKPTVVQFNYCNGLRLNGIKLVNSSRDHIILTYNKGVTISNIHISAPNYSRNTDGIDIFFSRQVQIRDSIIQTGDDCIGINTGCSDINITGIRCGPGHGISIGSLGPNNTFANVENVYITNCHLEDTQNGVRIKTWQGGSGYARSIHFENINLKNVENPIIIDQNYCNSVHSCQPQVSAVKVSNVTYKKIYGTTSSKLAIKMNCSNSTACTNVELENIYITSVEPGKKIFATCNNVKGKASSNSPHVSCLSQ; translated from the exons GGCCAAGCACTTATCTTTCTGATTTGTATTACTACATTTCTTATTGAAAGAAGTGTTGCTGGTATTTTTGATGTAACATGTTATGGCGCTTTTGGAGATGGAGTGCACGATGACACTCAA GCATTCAAACAAGTTTGGAGAGCTGCGTGTAGCGATGAAAATCCATCAATACTTATACCAAGTGAAAAATCATTTCTAGTAGGGCCTATAACATTTCAAGGGCCTTGTAAGTCAGCCAATATTCATCTACAA TTATTAGGATCCATTGTAGCACCCAAGGACCCAGTGGCATGGACAGGTTGTGAAAATGTATGTTGGATTTATTTTACAGGAGTTGCTGGTCTTTTTATCAATGGTTCTGGTACTATCAATGGCAATGGTCAACGATGGTGGGATACTCCTAGCCGTACCAGG GTCAACGGAACTTGCACTAAACCAACG GTTGTTCAATTTAATTACTGTAATGGACTTCGATTGAATGGAATAAAGCTAGTGAATAGTTCAAGGGACCATATAATTCTTACTTATAACAAGGGAGTAACGATCTCAAATATTCATATAAGTGCACCAAATTATAGTCGTAATACCGATGGTATCGATATCTTTTTCTCTAGACAAGTTCAAATTAGAGACTCCATTATTCAAACAG GTGATGACTGCATTGGCATCAATACTGGATGCTCTGATATCAATATTACTGGTATTAGATGTGGACCAGGTCATGGTATAAG TATTGGAAGTTTAGGTCCAAATAATACATTTGCTAATGTGGAAAACGTTTATATTACGAATTGCCACTTAGAGGATACCCAAAATGGTGTAAGAATTAAGACATGGCAG GGTGGTTCAGGATATGCTAGATCTATACATTTTGAGAATATTAACCTCAAAAATGTGGAAAACCCAATCATTATTGATCAAAATTATTGCAATAGTGTCCATTCATGTCAACCTCag GTAAGTGCAGTTAAAGTGAGCAATGTAacatacaagaaaatatatggAACTACAAGCAGCAAGCTAGCAATAAAGATGAATTGTAGTAATAGCACAGCTTGCACTAATGTTGAGTTGGAGAATATATACATAACTTCAGTTGAGCCTGGAAAAAAGATTTTTGCTACTTGTAATAATGTTAAAGGAAAAGCTTCTTCAAACTCACCTCATGTATCTTGTTTGTCACAATGA